The following proteins come from a genomic window of Halobellus litoreus:
- a CDS encoding phage terminase large subunit family protein encodes MNSDEAILGRCPDCGERIPETWLLVEYEKNDGTDGVWAECPACEDVVAPEESG; translated from the coding sequence ATGAACAGTGATGAAGCGATACTCGGCCGATGTCCGGATTGTGGCGAGCGAATTCCAGAAACGTGGCTCCTCGTCGAGTACGAAAAGAATGACGGAACTGATGGCGTGTGGGCCGAGTGTCCAGCGTGCGAAGACGTTGTTGCACCGGAAGAATCCGGGTGA
- a CDS encoding TRAM domain-containing protein, with translation MEIPDQLRSLFSATVEERDSSYVLEVPDEEVYTGELQHGETYRVALLSSPSTDETEQTETESKSEFNSPVPPVEEGETRTVEIEDLGDQGDGLTRVERGFVVIVPDTEQGERVTIEITDVRKNVAFAEVVKRLNYYD, from the coding sequence ATGGAAATACCTGATCAACTCCGGAGTTTGTTTTCAGCTACTGTCGAGGAACGAGACAGCTCGTATGTACTTGAAGTGCCCGACGAAGAGGTTTACACTGGTGAACTACAGCACGGCGAAACGTACCGTGTAGCGCTCCTTTCGTCACCATCAACTGATGAAACCGAGCAAACCGAAACCGAATCAAAAAGCGAATTCAACTCCCCAGTGCCACCAGTCGAAGAAGGTGAGACTCGTACCGTCGAGATCGAAGACCTTGGCGACCAAGGTGACGGTCTTACCCGTGTCGAGCGTGGTTTCGTCGTCATCGTTCCGGATACCGAGCAAGGTGAGCGAGTCACCATCGAAATAACGGATGTACGCAAGAACGTCGCCTTCGCGGAAGTGGTTAAGCGGCTGAACTACTACGATTGA
- a CDS encoding helix-turn-helix transcriptional regulator, with protein sequence MNETTLQRREIVAAGVFVTVTTVLFVLLGRLLTPSTITVTIGDTTVQSETLQLSLRRIETIVLTIAAFASGVSATTLLFESRASGTDSQTPPDTHSTADEPDHTSTKNLLDTRRQEWDETASRLTGNEQIVYEIVLNADGVLPQSDIVEQSDFSKATVSRTLDNLESKDLIERKRRGIGNMVILL encoded by the coding sequence ATGAACGAAACCACCCTCCAACGCAGAGAGATCGTTGCTGCAGGTGTCTTCGTCACTGTAACCACTGTGCTATTCGTACTGCTGGGACGACTCCTTACGCCGTCGACAATCACGGTCACAATCGGTGACACGACTGTACAATCAGAAACTCTGCAGCTGTCGCTTCGCCGGATCGAGACCATCGTGCTCACGATCGCAGCGTTCGCCTCCGGAGTGAGTGCTACCACATTGCTCTTCGAAAGCCGAGCGTCGGGAACAGATAGCCAGACCCCTCCAGATACCCACTCTACCGCTGACGAACCTGACCACACATCAACAAAGAACTTACTCGACACCCGGAGACAGGAGTGGGATGAAACCGCGAGCCGCCTTACAGGCAACGAACAGATCGTCTACGAAATCGTCCTTAATGCTGACGGCGTCCTTCCTCAGAGCGACATCGTCGAACAATCAGATTTCTCAAAAGCGACCGTCAGTCGGACTCTCGATAATCTTGAGTCAAAAGATCTCATTGAACGCAAACGACGTGGCATCGGCAATATGGTCATCCTTCTGTGA